In one Drosophila pseudoobscura strain MV-25-SWS-2005 chromosome X, UCI_Dpse_MV25, whole genome shotgun sequence genomic region, the following are encoded:
- the Tao gene encoding serine/threonine-protein kinase Tao isoform X1, with translation MPSVRPGSLKDPEIADLFNKHDPEKIFEDLREIGHGSFGAVYYARCNLTKEIVAIKKMSYTGKQSQEKWQDILKEIRFLRQLNHPNTIEYKGCYLRESTAWLVMEYCVGSASDIIEVHKKPLHEDEIAAICLGVLSGLSYLHSLGRIHRDIKAGNILLTDNGIVKLADFGSAAIKCPANSFVGTPYWMAPEVILAMDEGQYDGKVDVWSLGITCIELAERKPPYFNMNAMSALYHIAQNESPTLPKNDWSDAFCRFVELCLKKMPAERPSSEELLMHEYVTRPRSDTVLLELIARTKSAVRELDNLNYRKMKKILMVDTCETESAVGDADDQQDDHVGGDSSKSNSITSEHSIHSVGVSAASSQSSSSNSIPAAAQNHHHIAAHHHQQAASAVAVAVHHHYHSQQPQPQPIRLSGGGVGGGQQQAVPAGAASRNSSRHRNRPPLPIMHTMNNNVTPTNSASVVPAPAPTLSVITHISGMGLGTGGSSGGSPASGSGSGADRMPPIVCQPRYLATPAAQAAVYAASSASSQQAISNAVNDHGPNNFATIRTTSIVTKQQKEHMQEEMHEQMSGYKRMRREHQAHLVKLEEKCKVDMEAHKTALDKEYDTLLHNFTRDLERLENRHQQDVERRAKQTSAAEKKLHKEITLKQDGDRKVFDLNRKKEYKANKERWKRELSMDDSTPKRQRDLTLQSQKDNLKQHEAQEEQRMLQAQKQYIELEMRKFKRKRMVVHHEHDDQQLRDELSKKEQQLEQAHAMLLKHHEKTQELEYRQQKSVHQLREEQINKQHDTELHNQKDYMDRIKKELLRKHALELRQQPKSLKQKELQIRKQFRETCKTQTKQYKRYKAQVLQTTPREQQKEVIKQLKEEKHRKLTLLGEQYEQSIADMFQSQSYKLDESQVIECQRTNEQLEYELDMLTAYQNKNKKQAQEQRDRERRELENRVSVRRGLLENKMDAELQQFNQERAERLRMKHEKHARELEAFDNESLALGFSSLSLTEVSREAYPDDEASLSGSMISLAHSNSSTSFPAGSL, from the exons ATGCCTTCGGTACGCCCTGGTAGTCTTAAAGATCCGGAAATAGCCGATCTATTCAACAAGCATGATCCGGAGAAGATCTTTGAGGACTTGCGCGAGATCGGCCATGGATCGTTTGGTGCCGTTTACTATGCCCGCTGCAATCTCACCAAGGAGATTGTGGCCATCAAGAAGATGTCGTATACGGGCAAGCAGAGTCAAGAGAAGTGGCAGGACATCCTCAAAGAGATACG TTTCCTACGTCAATTGAATCACCCGAATACCATTGAATACAAGGGTTGCTACCTGCGCGAGTCGACCGCCTGGCTCGTGATGGAGTACTGTGTGGGTTCCGCCTCGGATATTATCGAGGTGCACAAGAAGCCCCTGCACGAGGACGAGATTGCCGCCATCTGCCTGGGGGTGCTCAGTGGCCTGAGCTATTTGCACTCCCTCGGTCGCATCCACCGGGACATTAAAGCTGGGAACATCCTGCTGACGGACAACGGTATCGTTAAACTGGCCGACTTCGGTAGTGCGGCCATCAAGTGCCCCGCCAACAGCTTCGTCGGCACCCCCTATTGGATGGCTCCCGAGGTTATCCTGGCTATGGACGAGGGCCAGTACGACGGCAAGGTGGACGTGTGGTCTCTGGGGATCACTTGCATTGAGTTGGCTGAACGAAAGCCGCCCTACTTCAACATGAATGCCATGTCCGCACTCTATCACATTGCCCAAAATGAGTCGCCGACGCTTCCG AAGAATGACTGGTCAGATGCGTTCTGTAGATTCGTCGAGCTGTGCCTGAAAAAGATGCCTGCGGAACGTCCTTCTTCGGAAGAGCTCTTGATGCACGAGTATGTGACACGACCGCGCTCCGATACGGTCCTGCTGGAACTAATAGCCCGCACCAAGTCGGCCGTGCGCGAATTGGACAACCTCAACTACCGCAAGATGAAAAAGATACTCATGGTAGACACGTGCGAGACGGAGAGCGCCGTGGGCGATGCCGACGACCAGCAGGACGATCATGTGGGCGGTGACAGCAGCAAGAGCAATAGTATTACTTCGGAACACTCCATACACTCTGTTGGTGTATCGGCAGCAAGTAGTCAG AGCTCTTCTTCGAATTCCATACCGGCTGCAGCACAGAATCATCACCATATCGCTGCGCACCACCATCAGCAGGCGGCTTctgccgtggccgtggccgtgcaTCATCACTATCATtcacagcagccgcagccgcagcccatCAGACTAAGTGGtggcggcgtcggcggcggacagcagcaggcggtACCAGCCGGAGCCGCTTCGCGGAACTCCTCGCGACATCGCAATCGACCGCCGTTGCCCATCATGCACACGATGAACAACAATGTGACGCCAACGAACTCGGCATCTGTGGTGCCAGCGCCCGCCCCGACGCTTTCCGTGATCACGCATATTAGCGGCATGGGACTCGGCACCGGAGGCAGCAGTGGAGGGTCGCCCgcctccggctccggctctggcgcTGATCGTATGCCACCCATCGTGTGCCAGCCGCGCTATCTAGCAACTCCTGCCGCCCAGGCAGCCGTTTACGCGGCCTCTTCGGCCTCCTCGCAGCAAGCCATCTCTAATGCGGTCAACGATCACGGCCCCAACAACTTTGCCACCATACGCACCACCAGCATAGTCAccaagcagcagaaggagcacaTGCAG GAGGAAATGCACGAACAAATGTCGGGCTACAAACGGATGCGACGCGAGCATCAGGCTCATCTCGTGAAGCTCGAGGAAAAGTGCAAGGTCGATATGGAAGCGCACAAGACAGCCCTTGACAAGGAGTACGACACTCTGCTGCACAACTTCACCAGGGATCTCGAACGGCTCGAG AATAGGCACCAGCAGGACGTGGAGCGTCGGGCAAAACAGACCAGCGCAGCCGAGAAGAAACTACACAAAGAGATTACTCTGAAGCAGGACGGCGATCGCAAGGTGTTCGACTTGAATCGCAAAAAGGAATACAAAGCGAACAAGGAGCGCTGGAAACGCGAGCTCTCCATGGACGACTCAACGCCGAAGCGTCAGCGTGATCTTACCTTGCAGTCGCAGAAGGATAATCTGAAGCAGCACGAGGCGCAAGAAGAGCAACGCATGCTACAGGCACAAAAGCAATATATCGAGCTCGAAATGCGCAAATTCAAGCGGAAGCGCATGGTTGTGCATCACGAACATGATGATCAGCAGTTACGAGAC GAGCTCAGCAAGAAGGAACAGCAGCTAGAGCAAGCGCATGCCATGCTCTTGAAGCACCACGAAAAGACACAGGAACTGGAGTATCGCCAACAAAAGAGCGTGCATCAGCTGCGAGAGGAGCAG ATAAACAAGCAACACGACACGGAGTTGCACAATCAAAAAGACTATATGGATCGCATTAAAAAGGAGCTGCTGCGCAAGCATGCGCTCGAGCTACGACAACAGCCCAAAAGCCTGAAG CAAAAAGAGCTGCAGATACGTAAACAGTTTCGGGAGACTTGCAAAACGCAAACGAAGCAATACAAACGTTACAAGGCGCAAGTTCTGCAAACGACACCAAGAGAACAACAGAAGGAAGTCATCAAACAGCTGAAGGAGGAGAAGCATCGGAAGCTTACGCTGTTGGGTGAACAG TATGAACAAAGCATTGCGGATATGTTTCAAAGTCAAAGCTACAAACTGGACGAAAGTCAAGTGATCGAGTGCCAACGTACCAATGAGCAATTGGAGTACGAACTAGATATGCTGACCGCCTAtcagaacaagaacaagaaacaAGCCCAGGAACAACGGGATCGTGAGCGTCGTGAGCTGGAGAATCGTGTCAGCGTACGGCGGGGTCTTCTCGAGAACAAG ATGGATGCCGAGTTGCAGCAATTCAATCAGGAACGCGCCGAGCGCTTGAGAATGAAACATGAAAAGCATGCTAGAGAATTGGAAGCATTTGATAACGAGTCACTTGCTTTAGGTTTCAG CTCTTTATCGCTCACTGAGGTATCCCGTGAAGCCTATCCAGATGACGAGGCAAGTCTGTCTGGATCTATGATTAGTTTAGCCCATAGCAATAGTTCAACAAGCTTTCCAGCTGGTTCGCTATAG
- the Tao gene encoding serine/threonine-protein kinase Tao isoform X2, whose translation MPSVRPGSLKDPEIADLFNKHDPEKIFEDLREIGHGSFGAVYYARCNLTKEIVAIKKMSYTGKQSQEKWQDILKEIRFLRQLNHPNTIEYKGCYLRESTAWLVMEYCVGSASDIIEVHKKPLHEDEIAAICLGVLSGLSYLHSLGRIHRDIKAGNILLTDNGIVKLADFGSAAIKCPANSFVGTPYWMAPEVILAMDEGQYDGKVDVWSLGITCIELAERKPPYFNMNAMSALYHIAQNESPTLPNDWSDAFCRFVELCLKKMPAERPSSEELLMHEYVTRPRSDTVLLELIARTKSAVRELDNLNYRKMKKILMVDTCETESAVGDADDQQDDHVGGDSSKSNSITSEHSIHSVGVSAASSQSSSSNSIPAAAQNHHHIAAHHHQQAASAVAVAVHHHYHSQQPQPQPIRLSGGGVGGGQQQAVPAGAASRNSSRHRNRPPLPIMHTMNNNVTPTNSASVVPAPAPTLSVITHISGMGLGTGGSSGGSPASGSGSGADRMPPIVCQPRYLATPAAQAAVYAASSASSQQAISNAVNDHGPNNFATIRTTSIVTKQQKEHMQEEMHEQMSGYKRMRREHQAHLVKLEEKCKVDMEAHKTALDKEYDTLLHNFTRDLERLENRHQQDVERRAKQTSAAEKKLHKEITLKQDGDRKVFDLNRKKEYKANKERWKRELSMDDSTPKRQRDLTLQSQKDNLKQHEAQEEQRMLQAQKQYIELEMRKFKRKRMVVHHEHDDQQLRDELSKKEQQLEQAHAMLLKHHEKTQELEYRQQKSVHQLREEQINKQHDTELHNQKDYMDRIKKELLRKHALELRQQPKSLKQKELQIRKQFRETCKTQTKQYKRYKAQVLQTTPREQQKEVIKQLKEEKHRKLTLLGEQYEQSIADMFQSQSYKLDESQVIECQRTNEQLEYELDMLTAYQNKNKKQAQEQRDRERRELENRVSVRRGLLENKMDAELQQFNQERAERLRMKHEKHARELEAFDNESLALGFSSLSLTEVSREAYPDDEASLSGSMISLAHSNSSTSFPAGSL comes from the exons ATGCCTTCGGTACGCCCTGGTAGTCTTAAAGATCCGGAAATAGCCGATCTATTCAACAAGCATGATCCGGAGAAGATCTTTGAGGACTTGCGCGAGATCGGCCATGGATCGTTTGGTGCCGTTTACTATGCCCGCTGCAATCTCACCAAGGAGATTGTGGCCATCAAGAAGATGTCGTATACGGGCAAGCAGAGTCAAGAGAAGTGGCAGGACATCCTCAAAGAGATACG TTTCCTACGTCAATTGAATCACCCGAATACCATTGAATACAAGGGTTGCTACCTGCGCGAGTCGACCGCCTGGCTCGTGATGGAGTACTGTGTGGGTTCCGCCTCGGATATTATCGAGGTGCACAAGAAGCCCCTGCACGAGGACGAGATTGCCGCCATCTGCCTGGGGGTGCTCAGTGGCCTGAGCTATTTGCACTCCCTCGGTCGCATCCACCGGGACATTAAAGCTGGGAACATCCTGCTGACGGACAACGGTATCGTTAAACTGGCCGACTTCGGTAGTGCGGCCATCAAGTGCCCCGCCAACAGCTTCGTCGGCACCCCCTATTGGATGGCTCCCGAGGTTATCCTGGCTATGGACGAGGGCCAGTACGACGGCAAGGTGGACGTGTGGTCTCTGGGGATCACTTGCATTGAGTTGGCTGAACGAAAGCCGCCCTACTTCAACATGAATGCCATGTCCGCACTCTATCACATTGCCCAAAATGAGTCGCCGACGCTTCCG AATGACTGGTCAGATGCGTTCTGTAGATTCGTCGAGCTGTGCCTGAAAAAGATGCCTGCGGAACGTCCTTCTTCGGAAGAGCTCTTGATGCACGAGTATGTGACACGACCGCGCTCCGATACGGTCCTGCTGGAACTAATAGCCCGCACCAAGTCGGCCGTGCGCGAATTGGACAACCTCAACTACCGCAAGATGAAAAAGATACTCATGGTAGACACGTGCGAGACGGAGAGCGCCGTGGGCGATGCCGACGACCAGCAGGACGATCATGTGGGCGGTGACAGCAGCAAGAGCAATAGTATTACTTCGGAACACTCCATACACTCTGTTGGTGTATCGGCAGCAAGTAGTCAG AGCTCTTCTTCGAATTCCATACCGGCTGCAGCACAGAATCATCACCATATCGCTGCGCACCACCATCAGCAGGCGGCTTctgccgtggccgtggccgtgcaTCATCACTATCATtcacagcagccgcagccgcagcccatCAGACTAAGTGGtggcggcgtcggcggcggacagcagcaggcggtACCAGCCGGAGCCGCTTCGCGGAACTCCTCGCGACATCGCAATCGACCGCCGTTGCCCATCATGCACACGATGAACAACAATGTGACGCCAACGAACTCGGCATCTGTGGTGCCAGCGCCCGCCCCGACGCTTTCCGTGATCACGCATATTAGCGGCATGGGACTCGGCACCGGAGGCAGCAGTGGAGGGTCGCCCgcctccggctccggctctggcgcTGATCGTATGCCACCCATCGTGTGCCAGCCGCGCTATCTAGCAACTCCTGCCGCCCAGGCAGCCGTTTACGCGGCCTCTTCGGCCTCCTCGCAGCAAGCCATCTCTAATGCGGTCAACGATCACGGCCCCAACAACTTTGCCACCATACGCACCACCAGCATAGTCAccaagcagcagaaggagcacaTGCAG GAGGAAATGCACGAACAAATGTCGGGCTACAAACGGATGCGACGCGAGCATCAGGCTCATCTCGTGAAGCTCGAGGAAAAGTGCAAGGTCGATATGGAAGCGCACAAGACAGCCCTTGACAAGGAGTACGACACTCTGCTGCACAACTTCACCAGGGATCTCGAACGGCTCGAG AATAGGCACCAGCAGGACGTGGAGCGTCGGGCAAAACAGACCAGCGCAGCCGAGAAGAAACTACACAAAGAGATTACTCTGAAGCAGGACGGCGATCGCAAGGTGTTCGACTTGAATCGCAAAAAGGAATACAAAGCGAACAAGGAGCGCTGGAAACGCGAGCTCTCCATGGACGACTCAACGCCGAAGCGTCAGCGTGATCTTACCTTGCAGTCGCAGAAGGATAATCTGAAGCAGCACGAGGCGCAAGAAGAGCAACGCATGCTACAGGCACAAAAGCAATATATCGAGCTCGAAATGCGCAAATTCAAGCGGAAGCGCATGGTTGTGCATCACGAACATGATGATCAGCAGTTACGAGAC GAGCTCAGCAAGAAGGAACAGCAGCTAGAGCAAGCGCATGCCATGCTCTTGAAGCACCACGAAAAGACACAGGAACTGGAGTATCGCCAACAAAAGAGCGTGCATCAGCTGCGAGAGGAGCAG ATAAACAAGCAACACGACACGGAGTTGCACAATCAAAAAGACTATATGGATCGCATTAAAAAGGAGCTGCTGCGCAAGCATGCGCTCGAGCTACGACAACAGCCCAAAAGCCTGAAG CAAAAAGAGCTGCAGATACGTAAACAGTTTCGGGAGACTTGCAAAACGCAAACGAAGCAATACAAACGTTACAAGGCGCAAGTTCTGCAAACGACACCAAGAGAACAACAGAAGGAAGTCATCAAACAGCTGAAGGAGGAGAAGCATCGGAAGCTTACGCTGTTGGGTGAACAG TATGAACAAAGCATTGCGGATATGTTTCAAAGTCAAAGCTACAAACTGGACGAAAGTCAAGTGATCGAGTGCCAACGTACCAATGAGCAATTGGAGTACGAACTAGATATGCTGACCGCCTAtcagaacaagaacaagaaacaAGCCCAGGAACAACGGGATCGTGAGCGTCGTGAGCTGGAGAATCGTGTCAGCGTACGGCGGGGTCTTCTCGAGAACAAG ATGGATGCCGAGTTGCAGCAATTCAATCAGGAACGCGCCGAGCGCTTGAGAATGAAACATGAAAAGCATGCTAGAGAATTGGAAGCATTTGATAACGAGTCACTTGCTTTAGGTTTCAG CTCTTTATCGCTCACTGAGGTATCCCGTGAAGCCTATCCAGATGACGAGGCAAGTCTGTCTGGATCTATGATTAGTTTAGCCCATAGCAATAGTTCAACAAGCTTTCCAGCTGGTTCGCTATAG